In Deltaproteobacteria bacterium, one DNA window encodes the following:
- a CDS encoding proline--tRNA ligase has product MRYSEMFLPTVREIPADAETISHQLMIRAGMIRKLTSGIYSYLPLGYIVVRKVEQIVREEMNRAGAQEVCLPVVLPAELWQESGRWDHYGKELLRFKDRHDRDYCLGPTHEEVITDLVRHEIKSYRQLPRNLYQIQTKFRDEIRPRFGVMRCREFVMKDGYSFDADEAGTDITYRRMYDAYQRIFERCGLKFRAVEADSGNIGGSFSHEFMVIAASGEDGLVFCSACDYAANLEKAEALRPAQETTDPATFLPREEVLTPDVKSIVEVSNFLKLPPEKLVKTMIFNADGAPIAVLVRGDEEINEIKVKNYLGCTTLELADDALINLVTGAPRGFAGAVGIKSEIIADYSVLNMTNFVMGANREDHHLLNVNTGRDFAVKAFADLRFVKESDCCPRCQKPMRLARGIEVGHVFKLGTKYSKAMKAVYLDAQGQEQTMIMGFYGIGIGRTVAACIEQNNDEQGIVWPLPLAPYQVIITPVNVNNEALATAAEGMYSELESRGIAVLLDDRDERAGVKFMDADLIGLPLRVTIGPKRLAEGQVEIRERRSGEVLVMTIAAAQDYIVDYIKRKS; this is encoded by the coding sequence ATGCGTTATTCGGAGATGTTTCTGCCCACGGTGCGGGAAATCCCTGCCGATGCGGAGACGATCAGCCATCAACTGATGATCCGGGCCGGAATGATCAGGAAATTGACGAGCGGTATTTATTCTTACCTGCCCCTTGGATATATTGTGGTGCGCAAGGTGGAGCAGATCGTTCGGGAAGAGATGAACCGGGCCGGCGCGCAGGAGGTTTGTCTGCCCGTGGTGCTGCCGGCGGAACTGTGGCAGGAATCGGGCCGGTGGGATCATTACGGGAAGGAACTGCTGCGCTTTAAAGACCGTCATGACCGGGACTACTGCCTCGGTCCGACGCACGAAGAGGTAATTACCGATCTTGTCCGTCATGAAATTAAGAGCTATCGTCAACTGCCCAGGAATCTTTACCAGATTCAGACCAAGTTCCGCGACGAAATCAGGCCGCGTTTCGGCGTCATGCGGTGTCGGGAATTTGTAATGAAGGACGGCTACAGTTTTGACGCCGATGAGGCAGGCACGGATATTACCTACCGCAGGATGTATGATGCCTACCAGCGCATCTTCGAGCGGTGCGGCCTCAAATTCCGCGCCGTTGAGGCCGATTCCGGCAATATCGGCGGGAGCTTTTCCCATGAGTTCATGGTCATCGCCGCTTCGGGCGAGGATGGCCTGGTATTTTGCAGCGCCTGCGACTATGCCGCCAATCTGGAAAAGGCGGAGGCTCTACGACCGGCGCAAGAGACCACGGACCCGGCAACATTTCTGCCGCGGGAAGAGGTGTTGACGCCCGATGTCAAGTCCATCGTCGAGGTTAGTAATTTTCTTAAGTTACCCCCCGAAAAACTTGTAAAAACAATGATCTTTAATGCCGACGGGGCGCCCATTGCCGTACTGGTCCGGGGTGACGAGGAGATCAATGAGATTAAGGTAAAAAATTACCTGGGTTGCACGACCCTGGAATTGGCCGATGATGCCCTGATTAACTTGGTAACGGGCGCTCCGCGAGGCTTTGCCGGGGCCGTCGGCATAAAGAGCGAGATCATCGCCGATTATTCCGTCCTGAACATGACCAATTTCGTGATGGGCGCCAACCGGGAAGATCACCATCTGCTCAACGTCAACACCGGTCGGGATTTCGCCGTCAAGGCCTTTGCCGATTTGCGGTTTGTGAAAGAATCGGACTGCTGTCCGCGCTGTCAAAAACCAATGCGGCTGGCCCGGGGCATTGAAGTCGGGCACGTCTTTAAACTGGGGACCAAGTACAGCAAGGCGATGAAGGCGGTTTATCTGGATGCGCAGGGCCAGGAACAAACGATGATCATGGGCTTCTACGGCATCGGTATCGGGCGCACGGTTGCCGCCTGTATCGAGCAGAATAACGACGAACAGGGCATCGTCTGGCCCCTGCCGCTGGCGCCTTACCAGGTGATTATTACGCCGGTTAACGTCAACAATGAGGCCCTGGCGACGGCGGCCGAAGGTATGTATAGCGAACTTGAGAGCCGGGGTATCGCAGTACTCTTGGACGACCGGGATGAGCGGGCCGGGGTGAAGTTCATGGATGCCGATCTCATCGGTTTGCCGCTCCGGGTGACTATAGGCCCCAAAAGACTGGCCGAAGGCCAGGTGGAAATAAGGGAAAGACGCAGCGGCGAGGTGCTGGTAATGACGATCGCGGCGGCGCAGGATTATATTGTGGACTATATCAAGCGTAAAAGCTGA
- the rph gene encoding ribonuclease PH, translating into MRLNGRKCDELRDLTITNHYLKFPRGSVLMGMGDTRVICTATMEDRVPAFLKNSGQGWLTAEYSMLPAATQNRNPREAALGRVGGRTHEIQRLIGRSLRAITDLKAFGERTIYIDCDVIQADGGTRTASITGAFVALVDLFRDLQERGLVNHPPVKDYLSAVSVGIVAGEALLDLDYEEDSHAEVDMNFVATSGGLFIEVQGTAEGIPFRRDQLLAMTDLALKGICTLTSMQKNVLGELN; encoded by the coding sequence TTGCGTCTAAATGGCAGAAAATGTGATGAGCTTCGCGATCTGACCATCACCAATCACTATCTCAAATTCCCCCGGGGTTCCGTGCTCATGGGAATGGGGGATACGAGGGTAATCTGTACGGCAACCATGGAGGACAGGGTGCCCGCCTTTCTAAAAAATTCCGGGCAGGGCTGGTTGACGGCCGAGTACTCCATGCTGCCGGCTGCCACCCAGAATCGCAATCCCCGTGAAGCCGCCCTGGGCCGGGTAGGGGGGAGAACGCACGAGATTCAGCGACTTATAGGTCGTTCCCTGCGGGCTATCACCGACCTGAAGGCGTTTGGGGAAAGAACGATCTATATTGACTGTGACGTCATCCAGGCGGACGGAGGCACGCGCACGGCCTCTATAACCGGCGCCTTTGTGGCGCTCGTGGATCTTTTTCGTGATTTGCAGGAACGGGGCCTGGTGAATCATCCCCCGGTGAAAGACTATCTCTCCGCTGTCAGCGTGGGGATTGTGGCCGGGGAAGCGCTGCTCGATCTCGATTATGAGGAGGACTCCCACGCGGAGGTGGACATGAACTTTGTCGCGACGTCAGGCGGCCTTTTTATCGAGGTGCAGGGCACGGCCGAGGGAATCCCCTTTCGCCGCGATCAACTGTTGGCTATGACTGATCTGGCCTTGAAAGGGATTTGTACCCTGACTTCGATGCAGAAAAATGTTCTGGGGGAACTAAACTGA
- a CDS encoding FKBP-type peptidyl-prolyl cis-trans isomerase produces the protein MSALLIILAMVTLAFGEDELKNKEDKLSYALGLNIGNSFKQQSIEIKPDIFLKGIKDAFAGGKQLLSDDEIRETMVVLNKELAEKKAEAMKKLAEKNKEDAVTFFAENKKKEGVKTLASGLQYKIITEGKGKSPKATDTVTVHYRGTLIDGKEFDSSYRRGEPATFPVNGVISGWTEALQLMKVGSKWQLFLPSDLAYGEKGAGNLIGPNAALIFEVELISVK, from the coding sequence TTGTCAGCGCTTTTGATTATTCTGGCTATGGTAACGTTAGCTTTTGGGGAGGACGAGTTAAAGAATAAGGAAGACAAGCTGAGCTATGCACTGGGCCTGAACATTGGGAATAGCTTTAAGCAGCAGTCCATTGAGATTAAACCAGACATTTTCCTCAAGGGGATAAAGGATGCATTCGCCGGTGGTAAACAGTTACTGAGCGATGATGAGATCCGCGAAACTATGGTTGTGCTCAATAAGGAATTGGCTGAGAAAAAGGCTGAAGCTATGAAGAAATTGGCTGAAAAAAACAAAGAGGACGCCGTAACGTTCTTCGCGGAGAATAAGAAAAAGGAAGGGGTAAAAACGCTTGCCAGCGGTTTACAGTACAAGATTATAACTGAGGGGAAGGGCAAGAGCCCCAAGGCGACAGATACTGTAACCGTTCATTATCGGGGCACGCTTATTGATGGGAAGGAGTTTGACAGCTCTTACCGACGCGGTGAACCGGCAACTTTCCCGGTAAATGGTGTCATATCTGGCTGGACGGAAGCCCTTCAGTTAATGAAAGTGGGCTCAAAATGGCAACTTTTTTTACCGTCAGATCTTGCCTATGGAGAAAAAGGGGCCGGTAATCTTATCGGACCCAATGCTGCGCTTATCTTTGAGGTAGAGTTGATCTCGGTAAAATAA
- a CDS encoding bifunctional (p)ppGpp synthetase/guanosine-3',5'-bis(diphosphate) 3'-pyrophosphohydrolase has product MLRITDILDKAQLFLPAAELEMIEKAYIFSASVHQGQMRLSGEPYLTHPMEVAGLLTDMRMDSAAIVTGLLHDTVEDTWATTAEIEEAFGKDVAFLVDGLTKLSKISFRSQEEHQAENFRKMILAMSEDIRILMVKLADRIHNMRTLEYQTPERQQFIAQETLEIYAPLANRLGINWMKTELEDMSFRWLNFEAYNDLAKRVAKTQEKRDQYTNEVKSLIHKELENFGIKGEVEGRAKHFFSIFQKMKEQNLNFDEVYDLIAFRIILDSDTDRTCYEVLSIVHALWKPVPFRFKDYIGMPKANNYRSLHTTVIGPYGERMEVQIRTQEMHKWAEEGIAAHWRYKEKGAYPAADQEQIKKLRDLLDFQHDLANPREFMSNLKMALFPDEVYVFTPKGDVKSFPKGATPIDFAYSVHTDVGNRCIGAKVNRNIVPLKYVLRNGDTVEVVTQVGHKPSKDWLKFVVTSKAIAKIRGFVKAEEREKSLALGKELLEKEFRKQHLKFNQLLKSDEMKKIFTEHTLNEPEDLYLIVGYGKLSPKYVANRFIIEEPVDKEKTGAEVKKKKTAPPTIPGISLTGIEDVMVRFAKCCDPIPGDEIYGYISRGRGVTVHTAQCPVIRSMDTDRLVDVAWNIKGDLKGKHTYPVQMRVVSIDYKGVLAEISAVIAALDVNISHAEVDTTSSNQAVCNFTLDVNDLKHFDKVVAEIKKLSKVLSVERLRK; this is encoded by the coding sequence ATGCTGCGAATCACGGATATTCTGGATAAGGCGCAACTCTTTCTGCCGGCGGCCGAGCTGGAAATGATCGAGAAGGCCTACATCTTTTCCGCGTCTGTCCATCAGGGCCAGATGCGCCTGAGCGGTGAGCCTTATCTGACCCATCCCATGGAAGTGGCCGGCCTGCTGACGGACATGAGAATGGATAGCGCCGCTATTGTCACGGGCTTGCTGCATGACACTGTTGAGGATACCTGGGCCACTACAGCCGAGATCGAAGAGGCTTTCGGCAAGGATGTTGCTTTTCTCGTAGATGGCTTGACCAAACTCAGCAAGATCAGCTTTCGCAGTCAGGAAGAGCATCAGGCCGAAAATTTCCGCAAAATGATTCTTGCGATGTCGGAAGATATCAGAATCCTGATGGTCAAACTGGCCGACCGAATTCACAATATGCGCACCCTGGAATATCAGACACCGGAACGACAGCAGTTTATCGCCCAGGAAACGCTGGAGATTTATGCCCCCTTAGCCAACCGGCTCGGTATCAACTGGATGAAGACGGAGTTGGAAGATATGTCCTTCCGGTGGCTTAATTTTGAGGCGTACAATGACCTGGCTAAAAGGGTTGCCAAGACGCAGGAAAAAAGAGATCAATACACCAATGAAGTGAAGAGCCTCATCCACAAGGAACTGGAAAATTTCGGCATTAAGGGGGAGGTAGAGGGTCGGGCGAAGCATTTCTTCAGCATCTTTCAGAAAATGAAGGAACAGAACCTCAATTTTGATGAAGTATATGATCTGATCGCCTTCCGCATCATTCTGGATTCAGACACAGATCGGACGTGTTATGAGGTATTGAGTATCGTCCATGCCCTCTGGAAACCGGTTCCCTTTCGCTTCAAAGATTATATCGGCATGCCCAAGGCCAACAACTATCGTTCTCTGCATACGACGGTCATCGGCCCCTATGGCGAACGAATGGAAGTCCAGATCAGAACGCAGGAGATGCATAAATGGGCGGAAGAGGGCATCGCGGCCCATTGGCGTTACAAGGAAAAAGGGGCTTACCCGGCGGCTGATCAGGAGCAGATCAAGAAGCTGCGGGATCTGCTCGATTTCCAGCATGATCTGGCCAATCCGCGGGAGTTCATGTCGAACCTGAAAATGGCCCTTTTTCCTGATGAGGTGTACGTCTTTACACCGAAGGGAGATGTGAAGTCCTTTCCCAAGGGTGCCACTCCCATTGATTTTGCCTATAGCGTCCATACGGATGTGGGGAATCGCTGCATCGGGGCCAAGGTGAACAGGAATATCGTGCCTCTCAAATATGTCTTACGGAACGGGGATACGGTGGAGGTCGTAACCCAGGTCGGGCATAAACCCAGCAAAGACTGGTTGAAATTCGTCGTTACCTCCAAGGCCATCGCCAAGATCAGGGGCTTTGTGAAGGCCGAAGAAAGAGAAAAAAGCCTGGCTCTAGGTAAGGAACTGCTGGAAAAGGAGTTCCGGAAACAACATCTGAAGTTTAATCAGTTGCTAAAATCGGATGAAATGAAAAAAATCTTCACGGAACATACCCTCAATGAGCCGGAAGATCTTTATCTGATTGTTGGTTATGGGAAGTTATCGCCGAAATATGTGGCCAACCGGTTCATAATCGAAGAGCCAGTAGATAAAGAGAAAACAGGTGCGGAAGTCAAGAAAAAGAAAACCGCGCCCCCCACCATACCGGGGATCTCACTGACCGGCATTGAAGATGTCATGGTCCGGTTTGCCAAATGCTGCGATCCCATCCCGGGAGATGAGATCTACGGCTATATATCCCGGGGCCGGGGGGTGACCGTCCATACCGCACAATGCCCCGTTATCAGGAGCATGGACACTGACCGGCTGGTGGATGTCGCGTGGAACATCAAGGGGGATCTGAAGGGGAAACATACTTACCCCGTTCAGATGAGGGTCGTTTCCATTGATTATAAGGGAGTTCTGGCGGAAATCAGCGCGGTTATCGCGGCCCTGGACGTCAATATCAGCCATGCCGAGGTGGACACAACCTCCAGCAACCAGGCTGTATGTAATTTCACCTTGGATGTCAATGACTTGAAGCATTTTGACAAGGTGGTGGCAGAGATAAAAAAATTGAGCAAGGTGCTCTCCGTGGAAAGGCTGAGGAAGTGA
- a CDS encoding XTP/dITP diphosphatase, producing the protein MTRVVLATRNSGKVREIREMLAGLDVEVLSLLDFPDVPEIREDGQSYLENALQKARTVAEFTGEIALADDSGLEVDALDGTPGIYSARFAGPDANDAQNIQKLLEALKSVPPEKRGASFHCVLVFSRPDGDHEAFTGNWQGRIHNFPLGEGGFGYDPVFFLPDQGVTVAQLPPGEKNRLSHRAQAFAKLKEWLQTEKL; encoded by the coding sequence CTGACGCGCGTCGTATTGGCCACCAGGAATAGCGGCAAGGTAAGGGAGATAAGGGAAATGCTGGCGGGCCTCGATGTGGAAGTTCTTTCCCTGCTCGATTTTCCCGATGTTCCGGAGATCAGGGAAGACGGCCAATCCTATCTGGAAAATGCCCTGCAAAAGGCCAGGACGGTGGCGGAGTTTACCGGGGAAATAGCGTTGGCGGATGATTCAGGGTTGGAGGTTGATGCTCTGGACGGCACTCCGGGTATCTACTCGGCGCGTTTCGCCGGCCCGGATGCAAATGATGCGCAAAATATCCAGAAGCTTCTGGAAGCGCTCAAGAGCGTGCCGCCCGAAAAGAGAGGCGCCTCCTTTCATTGTGTGCTGGTCTTTTCTCGCCCTGATGGAGACCATGAGGCTTTTACCGGCAATTGGCAAGGACGTATCCACAATTTCCCCCTGGGAGAGGGCGGCTTCGGATATGACCCCGTTTTTTTCCTGCCCGACCAGGGCGTGACGGTAGCACAATTGCCGCCAGGGGAGAAAAACAGGCTCAGCCACAGGGCGCAGGCTTTTGCCAAGCTCAAGGAATGGTTGCAAACGGAAAAATTATGA
- a CDS encoding N-acetylmuramoyl-L-alanine amidase, with translation MIMSVKCGNIIFLLLMGLMFSWPLFGAERLPVKDVVVIDPAHGGDDKGVKLTDDQNEKDITLKIAQALQKELQASGNITVQLTRTADRDVPVAERIKMVQSAGARMLISLHINAGFGKKAAGYEVYFPGFNTAPVGKNGGKNGAAGIIKDMAGNKHLNGSVALAQNIMRNLQDLFPRKERGLRDAPVPVLEGLALPAVAVEIGFATNLEDKKIITDEKGQKAVTLALSKSIREFLRH, from the coding sequence ATGATCATGTCTGTGAAGTGCGGAAATATAATCTTTCTTCTGCTGATGGGGCTTATGTTTTCCTGGCCGCTTTTCGGGGCGGAACGCCTCCCGGTGAAGGACGTTGTCGTCATTGACCCTGCTCACGGAGGCGACGATAAGGGTGTTAAATTGACCGATGATCAGAATGAAAAAGACATCACCCTGAAGATTGCACAGGCGTTGCAGAAAGAACTGCAGGCGAGTGGGAACATCACGGTGCAACTGACCAGGACGGCTGATCGGGATGTGCCGGTGGCCGAGCGGATCAAGATGGTGCAATCCGCCGGAGCCAGGATGCTGATCAGCCTCCATATAAACGCCGGATTTGGCAAAAAAGCAGCCGGTTATGAGGTTTATTTCCCCGGTTTTAATACTGCTCCGGTCGGCAAGAATGGCGGCAAGAATGGCGCCGCAGGAATTATCAAGGATATGGCGGGCAACAAACATCTTAACGGGAGCGTTGCTCTGGCGCAGAATATCATGCGCAATCTGCAGGATCTGTTTCCCCGGAAAGAACGGGGTCTGAGGGATGCCCCGGTTCCGGTTCTGGAAGGATTAGCCCTGCCGGCAGTGGCGGTGGAAATCGGCTTTGCCACCAACCTGGAAGACAAGAAGATAATTACCGATGAAAAAGGGCAGAAGGCTGTGACGCTGGCCTTAAGCAAAAGTATCAGAGAGTTTCTCCGTCATTAG
- the ispG gene encoding flavodoxin-dependent (E)-4-hydroxy-3-methylbut-2-enyl-diphosphate synthase encodes MVRRDTRPVILGGVQIGGAAPVVVQSMTCTDTRDIRATLTQISALAAAGCEVVRVAVPDMEAAAGLAEIRKNSLIPLIADIHFDYRLALEAILQGVPGVRINPGNVGKRGIKAIVNLAKERGTVIRIGINSGSLEKDILTRHGGPTSAALVESALRNVALIEDMDYRLLKLSLKSSDVVTMIEAYRGIAAKCSYPLHLGVTEAGTLVNAAIKSSLGIGLLLHEGIGDTIRVSVTGDPVSEMRVAYGILRALGIRKVGPEIIACPTCGRCEIDVLKLAEEVENRLAGSKTYVKIALMGCVVNGPGEAAEADIGIAGARGFGFLFKKGKKIKKIREEEFVKVLLEEINNIL; translated from the coding sequence ATCGTCAGAAGGGATACGCGGCCTGTTATTCTGGGCGGCGTGCAGATAGGCGGCGCGGCACCGGTAGTCGTGCAGTCAATGACCTGTACCGATACCCGTGATATTAGAGCCACCCTGACTCAGATCAGCGCCTTGGCTGCGGCTGGTTGCGAGGTGGTCCGGGTGGCGGTTCCCGATATGGAAGCTGCCGCCGGCCTGGCGGAGATAAGAAAGAATAGCCTGATACCGCTCATTGCGGATATTCATTTTGATTATCGGCTGGCGCTGGAGGCTATCCTCCAGGGTGTTCCGGGGGTACGCATTAATCCGGGCAATGTCGGTAAAAGGGGAATCAAGGCCATTGTCAATTTGGCCAAAGAAAGAGGGACGGTAATTCGTATCGGCATTAATTCCGGTTCTCTCGAAAAGGATATATTGACCCGGCATGGCGGGCCCACGTCGGCCGCCCTGGTGGAGAGCGCTTTGCGGAACGTCGCCCTGATCGAGGATATGGATTACCGATTGCTCAAGCTGTCTCTGAAATCTTCCGACGTGGTGACGATGATTGAGGCCTATCGCGGCATCGCGGCAAAATGTTCCTATCCGCTGCATCTGGGCGTGACGGAGGCAGGCACCTTGGTCAACGCCGCCATTAAATCCTCCCTCGGCATTGGTTTGCTTCTCCATGAGGGCATCGGCGATACCATCCGGGTTTCCGTGACGGGTGATCCCGTCAGCGAGATGCGGGTAGCCTATGGTATCCTGCGCGCTCTGGGCATCAGGAAAGTAGGGCCGGAGATCATTGCCTGCCCCACCTGCGGCCGCTGTGAAATTGATGTCCTGAAACTGGCGGAAGAGGTAGAAAATCGTCTTGCCGGTTCGAAGACCTATGTCAAGATTGCCCTCATGGGTTGCGTGGTAAATGGACCGGGGGAAGCCGCGGAGGCCGACATCGGCATTGCCGGGGCGCGCGGTTTCGGCTTTCTTTTCAAGAAAGGCAAAAAGATAAAGAAGATCAGAGAAGAAGAGTTTGTGAAGGTATTGCTGGAAGAAATCAATAATATTTTATAA
- a CDS encoding amidophosphoribosyltransferase translates to MGGLFGVVSRQDCPKTLFYGTDYHSHLGTENGGLSIFGDHGFYNTIHSISQAQFKSRFVEDYKRMFGYQGIGSIDDESPQPLIVRSKFGTFAIAVTGLITNKERLTKELMDKGASFSVMTGGGINTVEMVAKLINQGDSIVDGIVKMQDAIEGSICALIMTPEGVYAARDKYGRFPLSIGEKSIDGATGFAVATEVSAFPNLGYHLVKHLGPGEITLLSLSGLKNLKGENAEKRVCAFLWIYTGDPSSVYEGVTVENARERCGRAMARNDDVQADFVTGIPDSGVGHAIGYAIESGIPYRRPLVKYTPGYGRSYTPPSQDIRDLVATMKLNAIRGVIKDSRMIVCDDSIVRGTQLKNFTVKKLIDNGALEIHIRPACPPLMFPCTFASSTRSKAELASRRAIRAIEGADIENIEEYLDHRSEKYRNMLEWIRCDLNVTSLKYLHIEDMIEAIGLKEEQLCLCCWRGR, encoded by the coding sequence ATGGGCGGTTTATTTGGGGTTGTATCGCGGCAGGATTGTCCGAAGACGCTGTTTTATGGGACCGATTATCATTCACACCTGGGTACGGAAAACGGCGGACTCTCCATTTTTGGAGATCACGGGTTTTACAATACCATTCACAGCATCAGCCAGGCGCAATTCAAATCCCGCTTCGTTGAGGATTACAAAAGAATGTTCGGCTATCAGGGGATCGGCTCCATTGACGATGAATCGCCCCAACCCCTGATTGTGCGTTCCAAATTTGGCACCTTCGCGATTGCCGTAACCGGTTTGATCACCAACAAGGAACGGCTCACGAAAGAGCTGATGGACAAGGGAGCGTCCTTCAGCGTAATGACCGGTGGAGGGATCAATACCGTCGAGATGGTGGCCAAATTGATCAATCAGGGCGATTCCATTGTTGACGGCATCGTCAAGATGCAGGATGCCATTGAAGGGTCCATCTGTGCGCTGATCATGACCCCCGAAGGCGTCTATGCCGCTCGGGATAAATACGGTCGTTTCCCCCTTTCCATCGGCGAGAAAAGCATTGACGGGGCGACGGGATTTGCCGTCGCAACCGAGGTCAGCGCCTTTCCAAACCTCGGATACCATCTGGTAAAACATTTGGGACCGGGTGAAATCACGCTGCTATCCTTGTCAGGACTGAAAAACCTCAAAGGAGAAAACGCGGAGAAACGCGTCTGCGCCTTCCTTTGGATCTACACCGGCGATCCCTCATCGGTCTATGAGGGCGTTACCGTGGAAAACGCCCGGGAGCGCTGTGGCCGAGCCATGGCCCGTAACGATGACGTCCAGGCCGATTTTGTCACCGGGATTCCTGATTCCGGCGTCGGTCATGCCATCGGATACGCCATCGAATCGGGCATTCCTTACCGGCGGCCGCTCGTAAAATATACACCGGGTTATGGCCGGAGTTACACCCCGCCCTCCCAGGATATCCGGGATCTTGTGGCGACCATGAAACTAAACGCCATCCGGGGCGTCATCAAAGACAGCCGGATGATTGTCTGCGATGATTCCATCGTGCGCGGGACACAACTGAAGAATTTTACTGTCAAGAAGCTTATTGACAACGGCGCCCTGGAAATCCACATCCGTCCGGCCTGTCCGCCCCTGATGTTTCCCTGCACTTTTGCCTCTTCGACAAGGTCGAAAGCGGAACTGGCTTCCCGTCGGGCCATCCGGGCCATTGAGGGTGCAGACATCGAGAACATTGAGGAATATCTGGATCACCGCTCCGAGAAATACAGGAATATGCTTGAATGGATCCGTTGTGACCTCAATGTGACGTCTCTCAAATACCTGCACATTGAAGATATGATAGAAGCCATTGGCCTCAAGGAAGAGCAGCTCTGTCTCTGCTGCTGGCGGGGACGGTAA
- a CDS encoding flavin reductase produces MNKSAFYKLSYGLYVVSSCSGNKLNGQIANTAFQVTSEPATIGVSINKLNLTHDFIRESKKFSVSILSTAAPMDFIGRFGFKSGRDISKFEGVQYRAGITGVPIVTEHCVAMLEAEVIAEFDCGTHRIFLGEVKDCDVLNDAEPMTYAYYHAVKGGKAPKTAPTYQAEEPKTKSKEVSMTKYTCDVCGYVYDPEAGDPDAGIKPGIKFEDLPEDWVCPVCGADKSNFSAD; encoded by the coding sequence ATGAATAAATCGGCATTTTACAAACTTAGTTACGGTCTTTATGTGGTCAGTTCCTGCAGCGGGAACAAACTGAATGGCCAGATTGCCAACACCGCTTTCCAGGTTACCTCGGAACCGGCGACGATCGGGGTTAGCATCAACAAGCTTAACCTGACCCATGATTTCATCCGGGAGAGCAAGAAATTTTCCGTCTCCATCCTGTCCACGGCGGCACCGATGGATTTTATCGGCCGTTTTGGTTTTAAGAGCGGCCGCGATATCAGCAAGTTTGAGGGGGTGCAATACCGGGCCGGAATAACCGGCGTTCCCATCGTCACGGAACACTGCGTGGCCATGCTGGAAGCGGAAGTGATCGCAGAATTCGATTGCGGCACGCACCGGATTTTTCTCGGCGAGGTGAAGGACTGCGACGTGCTAAACGATGCCGAACCGATGACCTACGCCTATTATCATGCCGTCAAGGGTGGCAAGGCGCCGAAAACAGCGCCGACCTACCAGGCGGAGGAACCAAAAACAAAATCGAAGGAGGTTAGCATGACCAAATATACATGTGACGTATGCGGATATGTTTACGACCCCGAGGCGGGAGATCCCGATGCGGGCATTAAACCGGGGATAAAATTTGAGGACCTGCCGGAAGACTGGGTATGCCCGGTCTGCGGCGCCGATAAGTCGAACTTTTCTGCCGATTAA
- the dtd gene encoding D-aminoacyl-tRNA deacylase produces MRAVVQRVGSAAIFVGNRKISSIEKGALVFLGVERGDDNKDADYLLDKVINLRIFDDEMGKMNHSLLDKSYAMLVVSQFTLLGDCRKGRRPSFVSAEDPVKANLLYEYFISKGRERINNVSGGEFQAMMKVELINDGPVTILLDSRKSSQGG; encoded by the coding sequence ATGCGAGCTGTCGTGCAGAGAGTGGGTAGTGCAGCCATATTTGTTGGTAACAGGAAGATTTCTTCTATAGAAAAAGGGGCGTTGGTATTTCTCGGTGTTGAACGCGGCGATGATAACAAAGATGCTGATTATCTTCTGGATAAGGTAATAAACTTAAGGATATTTGATGACGAAATGGGTAAAATGAATCATTCGCTGCTGGATAAATCATATGCAATGCTTGTGGTTTCACAATTTACCCTCTTGGGGGACTGTCGTAAGGGAAGAAGACCATCGTTCGTATCTGCCGAAGATCCTGTAAAAGCCAATCTGCTTTACGAATACTTCATCTCCAAAGGACGGGAAAGAATCAATAATGTGTCCGGTGGGGAATTTCAGGCTATGATGAAAGTGGAACTCATAAATGATGGCCCGGTAACAATACTGTTGGACAGTAGAAAATCTTCACAAGGAGGATGA